CATTTTCCGCGACAATTCGTACCTTGATTTCGAGTTCGTTACCTTCCAATGCCTGGCAGGTATTGATGGTTTTTGTAAAGTAGCCATTCGCGTCCGTGACCGAATCCCCAAGCATATTGCTAAAAATCGGTCCATCGTCCTCCCAAATCTGAACCTTCAGACCTTCCAATGGGAGCAGTGTGTCTCCTTCTTTATATACAAACAAAAAGGGAGAAAGCACTTGACCGGTGATCGTCCCCAAGTAGCGTCTAAATCCAGGCCCACAATTGTCCCATCTGCTCAAGCTGTCAGGGGCATTGACGTCTGTCGTGTCAAGTACCAATGTATCAGGGTGAGTTGCAAGCATCGGTATGGCATAGGCAAGGCCTTCCATGTGGATCGATTGGAAATTTTCCTGCCAATCCTCTGTTGGCTCATACTCTGACGGAATATTTGAAACTGGGATGGAATCTTCATAGATATAGACGCGAGTTGGTGAGGACGAGTTAGGAAAATACCAAGTTCGAGGTAGGTTGATAAAATCGGCAAACGACCAAATCTCCACCGTATTGTAAGGTGTAAAGTAAATACAGGAGATTGTTGTGACAAAGTCTTCCGTCTCAGGACTTGTCAAAACAACAAATGTCATCTGAATTGGATAAAAAGGCAATGCCGATGTCGGATATTGAAACAACAACGTTTTTCTGACGGTATCATCGGCTGCCATGGCAATCACATTCATTTCTGCGGGATTGAGGAGCGTCCAATCTTCAGGAAGGTCAAGAGCATAAGCAGAATCCACCAATATGGAATCGAATGCAACCAACTCAAATTCAATCTGCAAAAAACCATCGATGGAATCCTTTTCGTAAGAAATGGCTCTAATAAAAAGGGGGGTAGAATTGTTTGCAATTCCTAGGAAACAAAAGAAGAGTATACCAATGAAAACGGCTGTTTTTTTCATATTGCTTGAATTTTATGGACTAAATAATAGCTGAAACCTACCGATTGATATGATACCGCACCAAATTCCAAACAGTGCCATCCAAAATCGACCTTCGGATCACCCCGATATCCTTTGCCCATACCACATTGTATGTGTATTCGGCGGCAGAAGGCGGATCGGTCGCAACTTCGATGACATCATGGTAAACAACACCCCGAATTTCCAAACTGTCATATCGTCCAACAACTTTAGTGGCAGGGTAAACAAAAGTAGTATTAAGACCGCGAGTATCCCAGAACAATACATGGTCCGACTCCTCCACCGTAGAATCAGAATAATATTCAAACATATCTGAAAGGGTATGACTTCCATCTGATCCAGCTAGCCAAGCATTTGTTGATTGAAACCGTCTTCTACCGCGGATGGTAAGTGCTAAAGTATAATTTTCCCAATTGTATCCCTCTTCACTGTCTTCGTAGATTTGAGTGCCAGCATGCGAGGCATAAACTGAATCAAAATCCCCCGTAGAATCCCCCTCCTCGTAAATCCAATAGCTGTCATTTGGAAACCAGCAATAGCGCAGCATCTCCTTGCTTACATAATAGGTGGGGATGGGCTCACGCTCTTTACAGCCCATTGCCAAGAAGAGGATCAAGAAAAAGAGGAATGTGAAGAGGCTGCGCATTTTGTACTTCAAGTTTCAGTTTGAGGAAGATAGAGGATGAAAATGACATTTCCAAACTATCTGATGCTTTTTCTTGGGTTGAGCTGGCAAATGTAATGCCAATTTTGGGGAATTGGAAAGGCGGGGCGATTTGGACAAATCACAAAACAGATCAGTACTTGACGATCTTCTTTTTCCCATTCTGATCGCGGGTAATCCATTTTCCAATGCGCTTGCCATCCACATATGTTCCCTGCTCCTTGACTTTGCCGCTTGGGTAAAAGCTGCCATAATCCCCCGTATAGACTTGGCGGCCATTGCACTCACCATATTCGGCAAGCTTGCCGTCCGCATACCACTTCCAGTACTTACCCTCCAACTTGCCTTCAAAATAGCTGTAGGAGGTGAGCGTAGTTCCGTTTTCAGCGTACGTATGCCAGATGCCTTTTTTTCTCTCGAAAGCGGTGTATTCGCCCTGTTCGGCCAAATTTCCGTTGGGGTGCCAGACTTTCCACACCCCGAAAGGTTCGTTTTTATAATAGCCAATCTCCGAACGCTGCTTTCCGTCTTCGAAGTACTCCTTCCAAACGCCGGACTTCAGGGTGTCAGACTCATAAACGCCATCTGCGCTGACTTTTCCATCCGGGAAATAAGTCGTGGCGCGACCCGACCTCACACCGGATTCGAAAAAGGCGATTGACCTGATGACGCCGGTGTCATAGTAGGTAGAACAGGCACCTTGCCATCGAGACTTGCCATTCATCCAACCTTGCTCCTTCAATCCCCCCTTCTCATCAAACACTTTGAAAGATGCCGCAGTCTTTGGAACACCAGTATACCCATAAACCATTTGCGTTTCGATCGTTCCGTTTTCATGGTAGGTTTTCCATTCTCCATCCCAATGACCATCACTGTCAAAGCTCCCCTCCGCCTTCAATTTCCCATTGGGGTGCCATTCTTGGTAAGGGCCAACGTTTTTTCCATCGACGTAGGATTCTTGGATTTTGAGATTGCCATTCTCAAAATACTGCTTCCATTCGCCAGACTGTTGATTGTTCTTATAGTCACCAACGAGCTTTTGTTGGCCATTGCTCTCGTAAAATGCCTCATAGCGGCCATTTTTGATCCCTTCCTGATCGTAGCGAATGATTTCATGAACCTTCTTCCCGGGGTAATACCTTGTCCAAGTGCCCACTTTTTTCCCGCAAATGGCAGGTCCTTCTTCTGTCTCGCCGAATCCGCTGTTGCGTTGGATGGATTCCTTGGCGTACTCAAATTCCAGAAACTTGACCCGCTTTCCAGCGACAAAATGACTTTTTGCCTGTCCATTGATCGTCATTGAGGATTTAGCTTCCAGGACTTTGAATTCAACAACGCCGCTGTTGCAAGACAGAACTTCCACCTCCGCAATCACAAGCCAACCACTGACTTTGCCACCAAACAGCTCGGTTTCAAAATATTTCTGCAATTCGCCGCGGTCATATTGCTTGGGCGAAACCTCTCCGGGTGCCAAAGTCATCTTGGGCTTGGTGCTCGAGGCATTGACCAAGGTACCCTCGATTTCCCTGACAGGATCCTTGCTACATTTGACGCTACCGGGCGTTTCGGACTGCGCAAAAAGCGACACAGGCAACCAAAGGGCAAGCAAAAGGAGCTGAATATGTTGTTTCATATCGGAGTTGTTGGGCTAAAGTTCTGAAGAATAGGATGATTTGGCAACTTTTCAGGTCTGGAATTGGGGTGATGCCTTAGTTATAGTTTTCGCAAAAAGAGTGGCTTAGCACGTATTTTGACAGCCTATAACACAAAGAAAGCCCCTGACGGGGCTTCCTTTTTCGTGGTGTGGGGCGGGATCGAACCGCCGACACATAGATTTTCAGTCTATTGCTCTACCGACTGAGCTACCGCACCATCATCTGCCGCCAACAATGTTAGTGACAAAATGGGAATGCAAATTTAGGCAGGTTTGTGGATATTCCAAGCGAATTTTGATTTTTTTCTTGGAGCTTCTTGGTATAAGTTTGCTCAAAGCGTGAAATCCGAGGTATGGAATACATCGACAACATCATTTTCGCCGTTTTGACGGTCGCAGCATTTGGCTTTTTTGGCTTCCAATTCAATAAAATTTGGAAAAGCATCTCCCTAGGGCTGCCCCAAAATCGCAAAGATCGCATGGGCGAACGCGCACAGCGCATGCTGCTCGTGGCCTTTGGACAGCAAAAAATGTTTAAAAAGCCGCTGCCCGCTGTCTTGCACGGCTTCATCTATGTCGGCTTCCTCGTCATCAACATCGAATTGCTCGAAATCCTCGTGGACGGCATTTTCGGGACCCATCGATTTCTGAGTTTCCTCGGACCGGGTTACGATGCGCTCATGGCAACGAATGAAATTCTTGGCCTGCTCGTCATCATCGCCTGCGTGATGCTGCTCTACCGCCGCAACGTCATGAAAGTGAAACGCTTCTCCGGTGTCGAAATGAGCCGTTGGCCAAGACTGGATGCCAATATCATCCTGATCACCGAAATCGTGCTCATGACTTTCCTGTTCACGTTCAATACGGTCGAAGTCAAGCACATCCAAGACCTTGGACCTTTGGCTGCAGGCATGCAGCATGGCGTTTTCCCGGTCAGCAGCATGCTTGCCAGCATTTGGCCTGATGCCTTGACCACCGAATTTGTCATGATGGCAGGCTGGTGGGGCCACATCATCGGCATTTACTTGCTGCTGAATTACATTCCCCGCTCCAAGCACTTCCACATCATCATGGCTTTCCCGAATGTCTATTCGAGCAAGCTCGAGCCCAAGGGCAAGCTGGACAATGTCGAATTCATCACCCGCGAGGTGAAAGCGATGATGGATCCGAGCGCAGCAAGCGATCCCGGCGACGGCACGATCCCCCGTTTTGGCGCCCGCGACGTGATCGACCTGCCCTGGACCAACCTGATGAATGCCTACGCCTGCACGGAATGTGGACGTTGTACTGACGTTTGCCCCGCGAATATCACCGGGAAAAAACTTTCGCCGCGCAAGATCATCATGGACACGCGCGACCGCATGGAGGAATTGCAACGTCAAAATCTCCTCACGCCCGACGCCGTCAAAGCCAATGCCGAGGAAACCAAACGCACGTTGCTCAACGACTTCATCTCCGCCGAGGAACTCTGGGCTTGCACCACTTGCAATGCCTGCACCGAGGCTTGCCCGGTCAACATTGACCATGTCTCCACCATCGTCTCGATGCGTCAATGCCTCGTGATGGAGGATTCCAAGGCGCCACAGGAGCTGAACATCATGCTCACCAATATCCAAAACAACGGCGCACCTTGGGCGATGAGCGCAAGCAGCCGGTTCGATTGGGCACGTGACGTGGAAATGCCGGGTCACCTCGTCGCGCAAAACTAGGGATAGACTCCTCAAAACCACTTCGATGTGAAATCCAATTCGCCGCTGCACACCGTCCTTCTTGCCCTCAGTGTGGCAATGTTGGTGCTGTTGGGCGTGGCTTGGATGTACCCCGTTCATCTCTGGGGGCTGAATTTCATTTCCTACGCCCCGCTGATTTACCTCTTGGCGGTATTGCCGATCGCGGTCGCCTTGGCATGGCCCGGATGGAGCAAATTCAAATTCCCTTCGAATCAAATCCCTCGCTGGGTCTGGTCCTTGGTCGCGGCTGTGGGCATGTGGGCGATGTTTTTCTTCTATTACATCGACACGGAACTGTATGGCGACGCCCTGCTCAACATCAAAGTGCTTTCAGACGGAGGCGATTGGGCGAAGCGTTACCATGTCATCAGCGGATCGACCTTCAACATTTTCACCCCCAAAAACGGCGAACAATTCACTTTCAGCATCGTCAAGGGCCTTTCGCGGCTCACGGGCCTGAGCATGTGGGCGACGTTTCGGGGATACGCCTCAGTGCTTGGGGCGGTTTGGGTTTTCATTTGGATGCAATTCGTGCAGCGGAAGATCCAAAACAAGGGAATACAAATGCTGGCGGCATTGCTGGGCATTTTTTCGGGGATGACGATGACGTTTTATGCGATGCCCGAGGTGTATGCGCCTCCCCTCCTATTTTTTACGGGTTACCTCATCTGCCTTGTCGAATTTCTGGAAACGGGCAAGAAAAAGTGGCTGGTGCTCCTGTTTCCGTTGCTGTTGATGGCGATTCGCACCCATTCGTCGGGATTTGCATTGGCGCCTTCGTTGGTTTATGCGCTGTTGGTGGCAGCAGTCGGCGAAAAGGAGAATTTGCAGAAATGGACAAGCTGGCGCAGAGCGGGTTGGATGATTCCTGCAGTATTTTTGGCCATCGGTTTAGCCGGATACCTGACCGTTTTCAAAGCCGGCGACGACAGCGTCAAGGTAATTCCAACGGCAGGGAATATGTTTTTGACGCCCTTCGGAGGTTCCAACCCTGACGACGCCTATTACTTGTTCGGGTTTTGGCATGCCTGGGACTTCGTACAGGAATTGTTGTTTTGTTCGGCTGCCGGATGCGTGATTTTTTTGGCATTTCTGCTGGCTCCGGGGCGAAAGGTCTATTGGACGGGAAAGCCGATGGTCGGCCTCGGCATTGCGACGGTCATGTTGCTGGCGCTGTATTTTGCGATTGATCCGCATGTGACCCTGCCGCGGGATTGGGATCTTTTCAGTCTGGTTTTCCCGCCCATTTTGGTGACTTGCATTGTCTTGATGGCAAAAGCCGAGGAGAAATTGGCCGAATCTTGGCTGCGCCAAAGCTTGCTTTTGTTGCTGATCGGGCTGCAGTTCTCATTTTTCCTCGTCAATCACGACAAAAAGCGTGTCCATGACCGGCAATTGGACGTCGCGCAGCATGTTTTTGCCAGCAACGAACCGGGAGGCGCATTCCTCATCAAACATACCTTGGATGCCTATCCAACGTCGCCTCAGGAGCGCGTGGCGATGCTGGAAAAGCAATTGAAGGTGCTTGCACCCTACGAAAACGCTGTCACCAATACAGATTTTGCCTTCATTTACCAGTATGGCGGAATCCTTTGCTTCGAAATGAAAGACTTCCAAAAAGCACGCAATTTTTATTTGGAAGCCGACAAACGCCTTCCGGAGCAGGTTGGAACCTACGAGGACTTGGCAGTCGTCGAATTCAACCTCGGCAGTTATGACCGCGCCCTGTACTTCGCCAATCTCGCCATGCGCTTCCAAAGCAAACATTCCGCGAACTGGGTGCTTGCGTTTACGGCTGCCCGAAGGATCGGCAATGAGCCTTTGGCATTGCAAATCGGAATCGACTACCTTCAGAAATACGGGGATCCGAATGGTATTCGGCCGGAAATCGAGGCGCTTGCCGGAAAATTGAATGTCCAACCGGGCAATTCGCAGTGAGACAAGCCAAAATAGTTTGTGGTAAAAGCAGCAACAATGTACTTTTGAAACGCGGAGGCTCACATCCCGATCAAAGCAAAAAATAGAATATGAGCGAGGAAACAAAAAATATGGTCAAGGTTCAGGTTCCCACGATGGCAGACATGGTCGCGCAGGGAAAAACGCCTGAAATTCTCTTTTGGGTGGGATGTGCCGGCTCCTTTGATCAGCGGTATCAGAAGGTGACCAAGTCATTTGTGCGCATTTTGGAACACGTCGGCGTGAGCTATGCTGTTCTCGGTCCGGAAGAATCCTGCACCGGTGATCCTGCCAAGCGCGCAGGCGATGAAATGACCTTCCAAATGCAGGCGCTCACCAACATCGCAGTCCTGAACGGCTACGAAATCAAGAAAATCGTGACGGCTTGCCCGCACTGCTTCAATACGCTCAAAAACGAATATCCCAACTTGGGCGGCAACTACGAAGTGCTGCACCATTCGCAGTTTTTGGAGCAACTCATCGCCTCGGGCAAACTGCAAGTGAACGAAGATGCTGCCTTGATCGAAGGCGGCGTGACGTTCCACGACAGCTGCTACCTCGGCCGCGCCAATGAAGTCTATGAGGCGCCGCGCAAGGTGATCGAATCGCTCAAAGTTGAGATCCGGGAAATGAAGCGCAGCCGCACCAATGGCCTTTGCTGTGGCGCAGGCGGCGCACAGATGTTCAAGGAAGCCGAACACGGCAACAAAGAGATCAACATCGAGCGCTCGGAGGAAGCCTTGGCCACAGGCGCCAAAACCATCGCGGTCGGATGCCCCTTCTGCATGACGATGTTGGGCGACGGCGTCAAAAACAAAAATCAAGAAGACACGGTCAAAGTGCTCGACATTGCCGAGCTCATTGCAAGTGCCAAGGGGCTGAATCCCTGAATTGATTGCATTTGGAGCGTCAACCGACCTTCTGAAAGTGCAAATTCGCCGCGTTTATACCGGCATCTAAAACGCAAAAGCGGGACTATTTACAGTCCCGCTTTTGCGTTTTAGCCCATTAAGGGCTTACAAAGTACTGCCCAACAACGTGATTTTTTCACGGCTGCCGGTTACGTTTTTCATCATGTTCCGGGTATCGACCACAAAATTGCTGTGATCAACGATCATTTGCGGGTCGAATGCATCGTGGTCGGTGACGACGATGGCGCAATGGTAGGTCTTCAACATTTCGGGCGTCACCTCAAGGCACTTGAAAACGCGGCCATGGGCCTCGTATTCGGGCACCCACATGTCAGCCACGTCGATATGCCCGACACCGGCCTCTTCCAAATTGCGGATGATCGGCTCTGCCGGCGAATGCCGCATGTCTTTAACATTCTTCTTGAAGGTCGCACCCACGACGAGCACACGCGCCTGCGAAAGCGAAATCGGTTGCTTGGCGATGATGTGAATGACCTTGTTGGTGACATGCAGCGGCATGCTCTCGTTGGTATTGGCGCTCAGGGTGATGAAACGCGTCTCGAAATCGTAGGCGCGTGCCAACCAAGAGAGGTAATACGGGTCAATCGGAATGCAGTGACCGCCGATGCCCGGTCCGGGCAAAAATTTCATGTATCCGAAAGGCTTGGTAGCCGCGGCTTCGATCACTTCCCAGACGTCGATGCCTTCCATGCGCTCGCACAACAAGGCAAGCTCATTGACCAAGGCGATATTGACCGAACGGAAGATGTTTTCGAGGAGTTTTTCGAGTTCGGCGATTTTGGGGTTGGTGACCATGTAGACCTTCTCGATGATGGCATTGTTGACCATCGAAGCGAGGTAGGTCGCCTCGGCGCCAATACCGCCGACAACGATAGGTGTATTGCCGGTATGGAAGGTTTTATTTCCCGGATCGACACGCTCGGGGCTGAAGGCTGCAAAGAAGTCCACGCTTGTCGTCAAGCCGCTGCGCTCGAGAATGGGCACCATATAATCCTCCGTCGTGCCGGGGAATGTGGTGCTTTTGAGAATGACCAATTGCCCGCGTTGCAGGGCCTCGCCGACCTTTTCCGAGGCGCGCTCGATGAAGCTCAGGTCAGGATCCTTGTTGGCATTGAAGGGGGTGGGCACCGCAATGAAAACCACGTCGACTTCGCTCAATCGCGCAAAGTCAGTCGTTGCCTTCAAACGGCCGTTTTTTGCCACGGCTGCAATTTCGGCATCGGAAAGATCCTCATTGTAATTTTCACCGGCATTGAGCATGTCCACCTTTTGGGTGGAAACATCAAATCCCATGACGTTGAAATCGCGCTTGGCAAACTCCAAGCCGATCGGCAAACCCACGTAGCCCAAGCCTACGATGCCGATCACAGCTTTTTTTGCTGCCACTTTGTCTGCAAGCGCTTGCGCAAGGGGGCCCAAGGAAACGGGCGATTGAGGATCAAAAAGTTTCATTTTCTCTCATCCATTTAAGGGACGCAAATATAGAAATTATTTGAAGCCAAGGAGGAGGAATCCGCTGAAAGTCGCGTGGCATGCACATGCAACGGGATAATTTACATTCTAGAAACGTACAGCAAGCAAAGTGACATCATCTTCCTGCTCGGCACCGTCACAAAATGCATCATACATCGTTTGCATCGCAGCCACAATGTCCTTGACCGAATCCTGTGCGGTATCGGCAAGCGTGGTATGGATGCGGTGCTCCCCAAGCATTTCGCCTGCCTTGTTGTGCTGTTCCATGAGTCCGTCGGTGTACATGAACAGCGTATCCCCCTTCTCATAGCGAACCGTGCTCTGCTCAACTCCCGGCAAATCAATGATTCCCAACGGAATTGTGCCTTCGTCAAACTCTTTCAACCGCCCGTCACGGGCAAGCAGCGGCGGGTTGTGACCACAGTTGATGTAGTCGATTTCGCCTTGTTCAAAGCGCACATGGGCAATGAAAAATGTAACGAATTGCTCGCCATGGGTAATGTTGTACAAAATCTTGTGGAGCTTCTGCACCACGGATTTCAGCTCGTTTTCGCTTAGAATCAAGGCGCGAAGGTTGGCTTGCAGATTGGCCATGAGCAATGCCGCTCCGATGCCCTTTCCTGCAACGTCGGCAATACAAAGGAAAAAGCCCTTTTCTCCGCGGGAAATCACGTCGTAAAAGTCGCCACCAATGTGGTGGTGACTCTGGTTACTGGCAAAAATTTCCGCCTGCCCGATCATGCCAAAATCAGTTGGGAGCAGCTGCTTTTGAATCTTTTCGGCAACTTCGAGTTCGCGGCGCAGGCTTTCCTGCGCGACCATGTCCGCGATCAAAATGCGGTTTTCCAATGCGGCAGAAACAACATTCCCGATGATTTCGATGAAAATCAGGTCATTTTCCCGCTCGGCATCGCTTTCCGCGAAGTCAGCTACGAGTACCCAAGCGGCGACTTTGTTTTGAAAATTGACGGGAACCACGTATTCGACACCCATTCCAAACAGGATAGGATGTTCCTCTTCCCGAATTTCCAATGTCACCAATTCTCGGGGGAGCTCATGCGTTGCCTCAGCGGTGAATTTCTGGAACCCGACACGCATTCCAAATTGGAAACCCTCGTCAGTAAGGTAAATGAACTTCATTTTGCGCACCTCACATTGGGCAAGGAGCGTGTTGCGTGCAACTTTGAAGATATGTTCCGGGCGCAGATGGGCTTGGTTGATGGACCTGAGCACATCCCGCAAAGCATCCGCTTCCTGCCTTTTCAAGCGAAGCAGCAATTCGGGATCATTGGTAGAATATGCTTTTCTGCGCATGGATCAACCCTTTTGTTTGGGGTCAAGCGCATCGCGCAACCCAAAGCCGACCAAATTTAGCGAAATCACCACCAAAATGATGGCCAATCCCGGGAAAATCGCAAGCCAAATTCCGCTGTCAAACATGATTTGGGCATAACCTTCCTTGATCATGGAGCCCCAAGACGGCGTAGGCGGTTGCACACCAACACCTAAGAAGCTGAGCCCAGCTTCCATCAAGATCGCGGAAGCAAAATTGGCGGCTGCAATGATGATCAACGGACTGAGAACATTCGGCAAAATATGTCTGAAAATCGTCCTTGGCCAGCGGTAACCCAAGGCTTTGGTCGCTTCGACGAATTGCATCTCCCGGATGGAAAAAATTTGTCCGCGCACCAAACGTGCGACATCCACCCAGGAACTGATCCCGATTGCCAAAAACAACTGCCAAGTCCCTTTTCCCATCACAAAAGCCAAGGAAATCGCAAGCAACAGTGTCGGAATGGACCAAACAACGGAGACAAACCACATGATCACCGCGTCCACTTTGCCTCTGAAAAATCCGGCGAGCGCACCCAAAGTCACTCCAAGCAGCAAGCTGACCAATACAGCCATCAAACCGATGCCAAGGCTCACGCGCGTACCCAAGATCAATCGGCTCAGGACGTCCCTTCCGGCAGCATCCGATCCTAACCAAAAATGCCCTTTGGCCACAAGCTGATTCTCAAATTTTGACTGCAGGGATGCAAGCTGCACGGAGGTATTACCGTCAGATCCGACACCTCGAATGGTCACTGTCGCTGGGGTACCCGGCTGATTGTTGAGCAGATAGGGCTTCCCATTCATTTGCTTCCACTTTGTTGGCCATTCGCCTTCCTTTTCGAGGGCGATCACCCAAGCGGGTAACAAGGTTGTTTGCTGCTTTCCGTGCAGGTCCACATAGAGAATCGTGTCGGCATGCACCTGAAGGGATTCGGCTGCAGAAATGGCAGTGGGCGTGAAGTTGTCGGGGTTTCCACTGCCCAAAAAGCCGAACCATCCCGGTGGCGCTTGCTGTACTTGATTGGGCTTGAGCATGAGCAAGTAGGCGGTTCCAGGGGGTTGTTTGGACAATGCGCTTACTTGGAAATTGCCGTTGTGCGTGCCATCCGGCATCAAAGGATAGGCAAAAATGGCAACCAAGGTGCACAACAATAACCAGCCCAGCCCGACCATGGCGGGCACGTTGCGTCTGAAACGCCTCCATGCCAATGCTGCCGGACTGCTACTTTGTCCCACGTGTTTTATTCCTCGAGATGTTGCAAACCCTTGGCCGAAATTTGATAACGGAAAGCCCGCATATTGTCTGAATCGTAGAAAATGCTTGGCTTAAAACTGCCATTGGCCATTTCCTCCATGGAAAGCACAAAGCTTTTGTCGATCAAAAACTTCAATTCGGCTCCGATCACGGGCTCCCTTTCCTTGATTTCTTCGACGAGCGTATCAAACGGCTCCGGAAAGAGCAAGGCACGCAAAATTTGTATCTGGAGGGTGTTGAGTTCGATCATTTTACATTCCTGCCTTTCCACTGATAAGTCTTGCGGTTGCCTGCCAGCCCCACCCAAAGCACGTAAGCAATATGGGCGGCTTGCTCGAATGGCAACCACCACAAGAGCCGCAATTTATCAAAAAAAACTGCTGCCGAAACCAAGACCGCCGCTTCGGCCACCATCTTCAAGCCCAAATGCCCCAAGAGCATCCACCAAAGCCGGGAATCCCAAAACCCTACAATAAGCAAGACTGGAAATCCCAGCATCGCCAAATAGGACAAAACAAGTGTCCAAGTAATCGAATTGCGTTTGTAATGTCGGCTTTTGCTCACCCACCGGATGCGCTGCTGCTTGAATGCCGCCCAAGTTTCCTGTGCATGCGTGTGTACAATGGCGCGGCGGTCCTTTGCAAATCGAATCTTGAATTCCGGTAGGGTTGCGATTTTGTGCATCAGCAACTCGTCGTCTCCCGAAGCGATGTGGTCGATCCCGGCAAAGCCTCCCACCGCATCATAAGCTCCACGCCGATAGGCGAGATTGGCTCCATTGCACATGGTCGGGCTGCCTGCGGCGATCGAGGCCGCGCCGACGGCAATCAATCCCATGAATTCCAAAGCCTGAAATTGCCCGAAGATGCTTTTTCCGTCCAGCAAAACCGGACCGGAGACGAGTCCTGTGTTGGCATCAAATTGCGCGACCATTGTCCGCAGCCAATCCGGGCCCATGGTGCAGTCGGCATCGGTGGTGACGATGATTTCTCCGGCCGCAGCGGCAATCCCCTTGGCGACAGCCGCCTTCTTGTAGGCTGCCCCCGTCTGCGCTTCCAAATCCAGCACTTTGAAGTTCGAATGACCACTTGCCACCGATTTTGCATTTGCCACGGTTGCGTCCTCGCTG
This genomic stretch from Bacteroidota bacterium harbors:
- a CDS encoding PP2C family protein-serine/threonine phosphatase — its product is MRRKAYSTNDPELLLRLKRQEADALRDVLRSINQAHLRPEHIFKVARNTLLAQCEVRKMKFIYLTDEGFQFGMRVGFQKFTAEATHELPRELVTLEIREEEHPILFGMGVEYVVPVNFQNKVAAWVLVADFAESDAERENDLIFIEIIGNVVSAALENRILIADMVAQESLRRELEVAEKIQKQLLPTDFGMIGQAEIFASNQSHHHIGGDFYDVISRGEKGFFLCIADVAGKGIGAALLMANLQANLRALILSENELKSVVQKLHKILYNITHGEQFVTFFIAHVRFEQGEIDYINCGHNPPLLARDGRLKEFDEGTIPLGIIDLPGVEQSTVRYEKGDTLFMYTDGLMEQHNKAGEMLGEHRIHTTLADTAQDSVKDIVAAMQTMYDAFCDGAEQEDDVTLLAVRF
- a CDS encoding glycosyltransferase; the encoded protein is MLIPAFIFTALLLFYVGYLLRCAWYWNGLKVKDRQKDSQEKLPLVSVIVPARNEAANVAACVSAILAQNYPSERMELILVNDHSEDATVANAKSVASGHSNFKVLDLEAQTGAAYKKAAVAKGIAAAAGEIIVTTDADCTMGPDWLRTMVAQFDANTGLVSGPVLLDGKSIFGQFQALEFMGLIAVGAASIAAGSPTMCNGANLAYRRGAYDAVGGFAGIDHIASGDDELLMHKIATLPEFKIRFAKDRRAIVHTHAQETWAAFKQQRIRWVSKSRHYKRNSITWTLVLSYLAMLGFPVLLIVGFWDSRLWWMLLGHLGLKMVAEAAVLVSAAVFFDKLRLLWWLPFEQAAHIAYVLWVGLAGNRKTYQWKGRNVK
- a CDS encoding (Fe-S)-binding protein, translating into MVKVQVPTMADMVAQGKTPEILFWVGCAGSFDQRYQKVTKSFVRILEHVGVSYAVLGPEESCTGDPAKRAGDEMTFQMQALTNIAVLNGYEIKKIVTACPHCFNTLKNEYPNLGGNYEVLHHSQFLEQLIASGKLQVNEDAALIEGGVTFHDSCYLGRANEVYEAPRKVIESLKVEIREMKRSRTNGLCCGAGGAQMFKEAEHGNKEINIERSEEALATGAKTIAVGCPFCMTMLGDGVKNKNQEDTVKVLDIAELIASAKGLNP
- a CDS encoding ABC transporter permease, with amino-acid sequence MGQSSSPAALAWRRFRRNVPAMVGLGWLLLCTLVAIFAYPLMPDGTHNGNFQVSALSKQPPGTAYLLMLKPNQVQQAPPGWFGFLGSGNPDNFTPTAISAAESLQVHADTILYVDLHGKQQTTLLPAWVIALEKEGEWPTKWKQMNGKPYLLNNQPGTPATVTIRGVGSDGNTSVQLASLQSKFENQLVAKGHFWLGSDAAGRDVLSRLILGTRVSLGIGLMAVLVSLLLGVTLGALAGFFRGKVDAVIMWFVSVVWSIPTLLLAISLAFVMGKGTWQLFLAIGISSWVDVARLVRGQIFSIREMQFVEATKALGYRWPRTIFRHILPNVLSPLIIIAAANFASAILMEAGLSFLGVGVQPPTPSWGSMIKEGYAQIMFDSGIWLAIFPGLAIILVVISLNLVGFGLRDALDPKQKG
- a CDS encoding nucleotide sugar dehydrogenase, giving the protein MKLFDPQSPVSLGPLAQALADKVAAKKAVIGIVGLGYVGLPIGLEFAKRDFNVMGFDVSTQKVDMLNAGENYNEDLSDAEIAAVAKNGRLKATTDFARLSEVDVVFIAVPTPFNANKDPDLSFIERASEKVGEALQRGQLVILKSTTFPGTTEDYMVPILERSGLTTSVDFFAAFSPERVDPGNKTFHTGNTPIVVGGIGAEATYLASMVNNAIIEKVYMVTNPKIAELEKLLENIFRSVNIALVNELALLCERMEGIDVWEVIEAAATKPFGYMKFLPGPGIGGHCIPIDPYYLSWLARAYDFETRFITLSANTNESMPLHVTNKVIHIIAKQPISLSQARVLVVGATFKKNVKDMRHSPAEPIIRNLEEAGVGHIDVADMWVPEYEAHGRVFKCLEVTPEMLKTYHCAIVVTDHDAFDPQMIVDHSNFVVDTRNMMKNVTGSREKITLLGSTL
- a CDS encoding 4Fe-4S dicluster domain-containing protein, which codes for MEYIDNIIFAVLTVAAFGFFGFQFNKIWKSISLGLPQNRKDRMGERAQRMLLVAFGQQKMFKKPLPAVLHGFIYVGFLVINIELLEILVDGIFGTHRFLSFLGPGYDALMATNEILGLLVIIACVMLLYRRNVMKVKRFSGVEMSRWPRLDANIILITEIVLMTFLFTFNTVEVKHIQDLGPLAAGMQHGVFPVSSMLASIWPDALTTEFVMMAGWWGHIIGIYLLLNYIPRSKHFHIIMAFPNVYSSKLEPKGKLDNVEFITREVKAMMDPSAASDPGDGTIPRFGARDVIDLPWTNLMNAYACTECGRCTDVCPANITGKKLSPRKIIMDTRDRMEELQRQNLLTPDAVKANAEETKRTLLNDFISAEELWACTTCNACTEACPVNIDHVSTIVSMRQCLVMEDSKAPQELNIMLTNIQNNGAPWAMSASSRFDWARDVEMPGHLVAQN